From Carassius auratus strain Wakin chromosome 10, ASM336829v1, whole genome shotgun sequence, a single genomic window includes:
- the LOC113109637 gene encoding SOSS complex subunit C isoform X2: protein MAANPPGQGFQNKNRVAILAELDKEKRRLIQSQSMNNPGASIPLSRPAVKEFRDQAEQQHIAAQQKAALQHAHAHSSGFFITQDSSFGNLILPVLPRLDPE, encoded by the exons ATGGCCGCGAATCCACCTGGACAAG GATTTCAGAACAAAAACAGGGTTGCTATTCTAGCTGAGCTCGATAAGGAGAAGAGACGTCTGATACAGAGTCAGTCGATGAATAACCCAGGAGCCAG CATCCCCCTCTCTCGACCAGCCGTGAAGGAGTTCAGGGATCAGGCCGAACAGCAGCACATCGCAGCACAACAGAAAGCAGCTCTACAG CATGCACATGCACACTCATCCGGCTTCTTCATCACTCAGGATTCATCCTTCGGTAACCTTATACTGCCTGTGTTACCCAGACTCGACCCGGAGTAA
- the LOC113109637 gene encoding SOSS complex subunit C isoform X1, protein MAANPPGQVGFQNKNRVAILAELDKEKRRLIQSQSMNNPGASIPLSRPAVKEFRDQAEQQHIAAQQKAALQHAHAHSSGFFITQDSSFGNLILPVLPRLDPE, encoded by the exons ATGGCCGCGAATCCACCTGGACAAG TAGGATTTCAGAACAAAAACAGGGTTGCTATTCTAGCTGAGCTCGATAAGGAGAAGAGACGTCTGATACAGAGTCAGTCGATGAATAACCCAGGAGCCAG CATCCCCCTCTCTCGACCAGCCGTGAAGGAGTTCAGGGATCAGGCCGAACAGCAGCACATCGCAGCACAACAGAAAGCAGCTCTACAG CATGCACATGCACACTCATCCGGCTTCTTCATCACTCAGGATTCATCCTTCGGTAACCTTATACTGCCTGTGTTACCCAGACTCGACCCGGAGTAA